The following nucleotide sequence is from Toxoplasma gondii ME49 chromosome IV, whole genome shotgun sequence.
atcacGACTGTAGATGGAGGCGAgggtgaggatgagggggtggcgtggttgggaagcgacgagagtcggagagggagaagatgtttccggcttggctgcttttcctggagggtggaaaagagacaccggaatgcgatctagacgagacgacgctttcctcgtggtgatggcggagagaattgaagagtggagaagagggcgagggagacagagtcggagacttggacgaagggaggaggaggcgtaggagaggaatccagatgcactgtgtctgcagggaggaagacgaaagttgttttatttttttttctttttgtttttctgatttttgttttttttgactccggcccagctgcctctgtcgggatgagaccgcggagccgaagtgcgttttttttttcgatttgtttttgctttttcaCAGGcaagctcgcctgtgcttggagccacagaagggacagaagtcgaaggggactacagacgcgatgccgctcctccagccgtcttggaggagagatatcaggactgtagatggaggcgagggtgaggatgagggggtggcgtggttgggaagcgacgagagtcggagagggagaagatgctTCCtgcttggctgcttttcctggagggtggaaaaagagacaccggaatgcgatctagacgagacgacgctttcctcgtggtgatggcggagagaattgaagagtggagaagagggcgagggagacagagtcggaggcttggacgaagggaggaggaggcgtaggagaggaatccagatgcactgtgtctgcagggaggaagacgaaagttgttttatttttttttctttttgtttttctgatttttgttttttttgactccggcccagctgcctctgtcgggatgagaccgcggagccgaagtgcgttttctttttttgatttttttttgttttttcacaggcgagctcgcctgtgcttggagccacagaagggacagaagtcgaaggggactacagacgcgatgccgctcctccagccgtcttggaggagagatatcaggactgtagatgaaggcgagggtgaggatgagggggtggcgtggttgggaagcgacgagagtcggagagggagaagatgtttccggcttggctgcttttcctggagggtggaaaaagagacaccggaatgcgatctagacgagacgacgctttcctcgtggtgatggcggagagaattgaagagtggagaagagggcgagggagacagagtcggaggcttggacgaagggaggaggaggcgtaggagaggaatccagatgcactgtgtctgcagggaggaagacgaaagttgttttctttttttttctttttgtttttctgatttttgtttttttgactccggcccagctgcctctgtcgggatgagaccgcggagccgaagtgcgttttctttttgacttttttttgttttttcacaggcaaGCTCGCCatgtgcttggagccacagaagggacagaagtcgaaggggactacagacgcgatgccgctcctccagccgtcatggaggagagatatcaggacATAAGGAGTCGCGGGAGACGGGGTCGGCAGCTGGGTCTGAGGGAGTAGGAGTCGGAGGGGCCTGCAGCTTGGCTCCAGCcggaaggtggagacagggaaTCGAAATGCGTCTCACATACATTCACGCCCAGCTTGTAGTTATTCCGGAAAGAAGTCGCAACttgaagagaggacgaggaagacagtcGGTGGCTTGATTCGACGAAGGAGGCAGTTCTTGACGACGGTACTTGGCTATTTGTCGGACGTGAGAGACGAACAGTCGGGCTTGGATTACGCAGGAGGTTGTTGAGCTAGGGCATGTGACGTTTTTCACCTGGGTTTGACCTTTTCGACCACGTCGTAGTGTTGACGCTGAAGGTCGTAGATCAGGAAAATCGTCGGGATGCATGCCTCAGGAACCACATCGTATGGTATGATAACctggactgcatgcgaaccCATTTTGGTTGCCCGACGcccgtcgccttcttgttGCTCAACAACGATCCGGATGTTGTACATCTCCGCCATCACAGCGAGAGTGCACTCGTCACCCCAGATCCTGTATCGTGCGTCTCCAAGCCTGATAACCCAATTAAGTTTgagctcgtcttctgccaAGGGATAACCTTTGTAGGTTTTGTACGGAATTCTGACTCTGTATTTCTTGTCGAGTCGAGCCATTCtcccctcgtcttcctccagtGTGTCCGGGTTTATCAGCCAGCTAAGCCGACTAAAGTTGCCCCTCAGATAGTGCGCCACCTCTTGCCGGATTTCCGCATGGGCATCCTCTGTGCCTAGCAACGCGTAGCTGACGGAACGGAATTGACAATTTCCGTCAGGAGCAACCCGGTGCCGCTCCACAACCACCGCGTCGTAGAATGACAGCTCGGGTTGCGGCACCATGGACAGACTCTTCGCTGGCGTTTTGAAGTCATAGGCGAAGCGACGGCACCATTGCGGATGAGGGGCGATGAAGGGCAACATTTCCGGTGGTAGCTTGGCTGAAGGTCGGCTGGAGGACCGCTGCGACAACTTCGACGCTTGAACCGACTGCTCCAAAGGAGGCGCCTGCATGTCTCTGGGCAGTTGACTCAGAGATTGACACACGGGTTGCTCCTTCTCGTGGAGGGCTGCGAATCGACCGAAGATTTTTTCCTCATTTCCATCTCCGCAGCAATCTCCCGGTGATCCTCCTGGAGGTGTTGGTGTCCTCGTCGTCATCCCCTCTGCTGGTGAAATCTCCTCAGGAATTTCCCAttcgtctccagagaagtcttcgcctgtctgcgtcgacgCGACGAAGTTCGTAGTAGCAAGGTCTCCTTCGAAACTCTGGCCATCTTCGTCAGCTTGAGTCAAGACCTCGCTACTTCTAGGAGATTcgtccgcgtcttcttccgaccCTGTTTCTGAccacgcgtcttcttcgttgtctgctTCGTACGCAGAATCATAGACGA
It contains:
- a CDS encoding OTU family cysteine protease (encoded by transcript TGME49_237900); protein product: MVLSSGWRALIRCCQPVLATPNVSASDKQELAPSFVGRVDEEELNLESETKVNYRVHATLQGDICWTPSTASEEFDPESHSCADDAVIVSSFGSRVDAAELDLDRDADIVYDSAYEADNEEDAWSETGSEEDADESPRSSEVLTQADEDGQSFEGDLATTNFVASTQTGEDFSGDEWEIPEEISPAEGMTTRTPTPPGGSPGDCCGDGNEEKIFGRFAALHEKEQPVCQSLSQLPRDMQAPPLEQSVQASKLSQRSSSRPSAKLPPEMLPFIAPHPQWCRRFAYDFKTPAKSLSMVPQPELSFYDAVVVERHRVAPDGNCQFRSVSYALLGTEDAHAEIRQEVAHYLRGNFSRLSWLINPDTLEEDEGRMARLDKKYRVRIPYKTYKGYPLAEDELKLNWVIRLGDARYRIWGDECTLAVMAEMYNIRIVVEQQEGDGRRATKMGSHAVQVIIPYDVVPEACIPTIFLIYDLQRQHYDVVEKVKPR